The proteins below are encoded in one region of Drosophila santomea strain STO CAGO 1482 chromosome 2R, Prin_Dsan_1.1, whole genome shotgun sequence:
- the LOC120446035 gene encoding lysosomal aspartic protease isoform X2 — protein sequence MWLLVSLLPVLFVLPVQFPPPVSCTLQLYRVPLRRFPSARHRFEKLGIRMDRLRLKYAEEVSQFRGEWNSEVKSTPLSNYLDAQYFGPITIGTPPQSFKVIFDTGSSNLWVPSATCASRMVACRVHNRYFAKRSTSHQVRGDRFSIHYGSGSLFGFLSTDTVRVAGLEIQDQTFAEATEMPGPIFLAAKFDGIFGLGYRSISMQRIKPPFYAMTEQGLLTKPIFSVYLSRHGEKEGGAIFFGGSNPHYYTGNFTYVQGCEVIIDTGTSFLALPYDQAILINESIGGTPSSFGQFLVPCESISSLPKITFTLGGRTFFLESHEYVFRDIYQDRRICSSAFIAVDLPSPSGPLWILGDVFLGKYYTEFDMERHRIGFADARS from the exons ATGTGGCTGCTCGTTTCGCTGCTTCCGGTGCTCTTCGTACTTCCGGTACAGTTTCCACCTCCGGTCAGTTGCACGCTGCAGCTGTACCGCGTGCCCCTGCGCCGCTTCCCCTCCGCCCGTCATCGCTTCGAGAAGTTGGGCATCCGGATGGACCGGCTGCGTTTGAAGTACGCCGAGGAGGTGAGCCAGTTCCGTGGTGAGTGGAACTCGGAGGTGAAGAGCACGCCGCTGAGCAATTACCTGGACGCCCAGTACTTTGGCCCCATCACCATCGGGACGCCGCCGCAGAGCTTCAAGGTGATATTCGACACGGGTTCCTCGAATCTCTGGGTGCCATCCGCCACGTGTGCCTCCAGAATGGTGGCCTGTCGGGTGCACAATCGCTACTTTGCCAAGAGGTCGACCAGTCACCAGGTGAGGGGTGACCGCTTTTCCATCCACTATGGCAGTGGCAGTCTGTTTGGCTTCCTTTCCACGGACACCGTACGCGTGGCTGGCCTGGAGATACAGGATCAAACCTTCGCGGAGGCTACCGAAATGCCGGGTCCCATCTTCCTGGCAGCCAAATTCGATGGCATCTTTGGACTGGGCTATCGCAGCATCTCCATGCAGCGCATCAAGCCGCCATTTTATGCCATGACGGAGCAGGGACTGCTCACGAAACCCATATTCAGTGTTTATCTCAGCAGACATGGCGAAAAGGAGGGTGGTGCCATCTTCTTTGGCGGATCCAATCCGCATTACTATACGGGCAACTTTACGTACGTCCAG GGCTGCGAAGTGATCATCGACACGGGCACCTCTTTCCTGGCATTGCCCTATGACCAGGCTATACTCATCAACGAATCCATTGGCGGAACTCCCTCGTCCTTTGGACAGTTTCTGGTTCCGTGCGAGAGCATTTCGTCGCTGCCCAAGATCACCTTTACACTGGGTGGACGCACATTCTTCCTGGAGTCCCATGAGTACGTCTTTCGCGATATCTACCAGGATCGAAGGATCTGCTCCTCTGCCTTCATTGCCGTCGACCTGCCATCGCCCAGTGGACCTCTGTGGATTCTGGGGGACGTGTTTTTGGGCAAATACTATACTGAGTTCGACATGGAGAGGCATCGCATTGGATTCGCTGACGCCAGGAGCTGA
- the LOC120446035 gene encoding lysosomal aspartic protease isoform X1, which yields MWLLVSLLPVLFVLPVQFPPPVSCTLQLYRVPLRRFPSARHRFEKLGIRMDRLRLKYAEEVSQFRGEWNSEVKSTPLSNYLDAQYFGPITIGTPPQSFKVIFDTGSSNLWVPSATCASRMVACRVHNRYFAKRSTSHQVRGDRFSIHYGSGSLFGFLSTDTVRVAGLEIQDQTFAEATEMPGPIFLAAKFDGIFGLGYRSISMQRIKPPFYAMTEQGLLTKPIFSVYLSRHGEKEGGAIFFGGSNPHYYTGNFTYVQLCQQGCEVIIDTGTSFLALPYDQAILINESIGGTPSSFGQFLVPCESISSLPKITFTLGGRTFFLESHEYVFRDIYQDRRICSSAFIAVDLPSPSGPLWILGDVFLGKYYTEFDMERHRIGFADARS from the exons ATGTGGCTGCTCGTTTCGCTGCTTCCGGTGCTCTTCGTACTTCCGGTACAGTTTCCACCTCCGGTCAGTTGCACGCTGCAGCTGTACCGCGTGCCCCTGCGCCGCTTCCCCTCCGCCCGTCATCGCTTCGAGAAGTTGGGCATCCGGATGGACCGGCTGCGTTTGAAGTACGCCGAGGAGGTGAGCCAGTTCCGTGGTGAGTGGAACTCGGAGGTGAAGAGCACGCCGCTGAGCAATTACCTGGACGCCCAGTACTTTGGCCCCATCACCATCGGGACGCCGCCGCAGAGCTTCAAGGTGATATTCGACACGGGTTCCTCGAATCTCTGGGTGCCATCCGCCACGTGTGCCTCCAGAATGGTGGCCTGTCGGGTGCACAATCGCTACTTTGCCAAGAGGTCGACCAGTCACCAGGTGAGGGGTGACCGCTTTTCCATCCACTATGGCAGTGGCAGTCTGTTTGGCTTCCTTTCCACGGACACCGTACGCGTGGCTGGCCTGGAGATACAGGATCAAACCTTCGCGGAGGCTACCGAAATGCCGGGTCCCATCTTCCTGGCAGCCAAATTCGATGGCATCTTTGGACTGGGCTATCGCAGCATCTCCATGCAGCGCATCAAGCCGCCATTTTATGCCATGACGGAGCAGGGACTGCTCACGAAACCCATATTCAGTGTTTATCTCAGCAGACATGGCGAAAAGGAGGGTGGTGCCATCTTCTTTGGCGGATCCAATCCGCATTACTATACGGGCAACTTTACGTACGTCCAG TTGTGCCAGCAGGGCTGCGAAGTGATCATCGACACGGGCACCTCTTTCCTGGCATTGCCCTATGACCAGGCTATACTCATCAACGAATCCATTGGCGGAACTCCCTCGTCCTTTGGACAGTTTCTGGTTCCGTGCGAGAGCATTTCGTCGCTGCCCAAGATCACCTTTACACTGGGTGGACGCACATTCTTCCTGGAGTCCCATGAGTACGTCTTTCGCGATATCTACCAGGATCGAAGGATCTGCTCCTCTGCCTTCATTGCCGTCGACCTGCCATCGCCCAGTGGACCTCTGTGGATTCTGGGGGACGTGTTTTTGGGCAAATACTATACTGAGTTCGACATGGAGAGGCATCGCATTGGATTCGCTGACGCCAGGAGCTGA
- the LOC120446034 gene encoding diuretic hormone receptor, producing the protein MSDHDHISSLNASGSDPLLDLHNLDGIAESVELQCLVQEHIEASTYGNDSGHCLTQFDSILCWPRTARGTLAVLQCMDELQGIHYDSSKNATRFCHANGTWEKYTNYDACAHLPAPESVPEFEVIVELPTIIYYIGYALSLVSLSLALIVFAYFKELRCLRNTIHANLFFTYIMSALFWILLLSVQISIRSGVASCIALITLFHFFTLTNFFWMLVEGLYLYMLVVKTFSGDNLRFNIYASIGWGGPALFVVTWAVAKSLTVTYSTPEKYEINCPWMQETHVDWIYQGPVCAVLIINLTFLLRIMWVLITKLRSANTVETRQYRKAAKALLVLIPLFGITYLVVLAGPSESGLMGHMFAVLRAVLLSTQGFSVSLFYCFLNSEVRNALRHHISTWRDTRTIQLNQNRRYTTKSFTKGGGSPRAESMRPLTSYYGRGKRESCVSSATTTTLVGQHAPLSLHRGSNNALHTMPTLAATNAMSSGSTLSVMPRAISPLMRQGLEENSV; encoded by the exons ATGAGTGACCACGACCACATCAGTTCGCTGAATGCCAGCGGCAGTGATCCGCTCCTGGATCTGCACAACCTAGACGGCATCGCCGAGAGCGTGGAGCTGCAGTGCCTGGTGCAGGAGCACATAGAGGCCTCCACCTATGGCAACGACAGTGGCCACTGCCTCACCCAGTTCGACTCGATCCTGTGCTGGCCGAGAACAGCTCGCGGTACCCTGGCGGTGCTCCAGTGCATGGACGAGCTGCAGGGCATTCACTACGACAGCAGCA AGAACGCAACGAGGTTCTGCCACGCCAATGGAACTTGGGAGAAGTACACCAACTACGATGCCTGCGCCCACCTGCCCGCCCCCGAATCCGTGCCGGAGTTCGAGGTCATCGTGGAGCTGCCCACCATTATCTACTACATTGGATATGCCCTCAGCCTGGTATCGCTCTCGCTGGCGCTGATTGTTTTCGCCTACTTCAA GGAGCTGCGTTGCCTGCGCAACACCATCCACGCCAACTTGTTCTTCACGTACATCATGTCGGCTTTGTTCTGGATACTCCTGTTGTCCGTCCAG ATCTCCATCCGAAGTGGAGTGGCCAGCTGCATTGCCCTGATCACACTGTTCCACTTCTTCACCCTGACCAACTTCTTTTGGATGCTGGTCGAGGGCTTGTACCTGTACATGCTGGTGGTTAAGACCTTCTCGGGGGATAATTTGCGCTTTAATATCTACGCCTCCATAGGCTGGG GTGGACCGGCCTTGTTTGTTGTCACCTGGGCAGTGGCCAAGAGCCTGACGGTCACCTACAGCACCCCGGAAAAG TACGAAATCAACTGCCCCTGGATGCAGGAGACCCATGTGGATTGGATATACCAGGGACCTGTCTGTGCGGTGCTGATAATCAATCTCACCTTCCTGCTGCGCATCATGTGG GTTCTTATCACAAAGCTGCGCTCGGCCAATACAGTGGAGACTCGTCAGTATCGGAAAGCTGCTAAGGCCCTGCTGGTGCTAATCCCACTTTTTGGCATCACCTACCTGGTGGTGCTCGCCGGTCCATCGGAGTCCGGCCTAATGGGTCACATGTTTGCCGTACTGCGAGCGGTACTACTCAGCACTCAG GGATTCTCGGTGTCGCTGTTCTACTGTTTCCTCAACTCGGAGGTGCGAAATGCACTAAGACACCACATTTCCACGTGGCGGGACACGCGCACCATCCAACTGAACCAGAACCGACG TTACACGACGAAAAGCTTCACGAAAGGCGGTGGTTCCCCGCGAGCCGAGAGTATGCG ACCTTTGACCAGCTactatgggcgtggcaagcgGGAGTCGTGCGTGAGTtcggccaccaccaccacgctGGTGGGTCAGCATGCCCCACTTTCGCTCCACCGGGGCTCCAACAATGCCCTGCACACGATGCCCACTTTGGCGGCGACGAATGCCATGAGTTCCGGCAGCACTCTGAGCGTAATGCCCCGGGCTATTAGTCCCCTGATGAGG CAAGGACTCGAGGAGAACTCGGTGTAG